From Pararhodobacter sp.:
CGCGACGGCACGGCGTTTGACTACATCGTCAACGTCAATTCCGGGCATCCGGGCTCCATCACCACAGTTCATGCCGATAGCGCGGCGCTGGCGATCGAGCGCCTCACCTTGCTGGTCAAGCAGAGCGAGGGCGGCCGGGATCTGGCGCGTGATGACGTGCGCGGCCTGCTGCACTCGATGATTGATGTCATCGTCCAGTGCCACAAGGTCAATGGCCGCTTCCGCGTGACCGAGATCGACTATGCGCCGGCACGGAGCCATGGGGCTGTTTCAGAGCCCCTCATGTCGTTCCCCCCATCTCAGGAGATCGCAGCATGAGCACGGTCATTATCTGTGAAAAGCCCTCCCAGGCCCGCAACCTGCGTGCCGCCTTTGGTGATCGCCATGGCCGTATCCTTGCCGCCCAGGGTCATTTGCTGCGTCTGGAAGAGCCCGAAGAGGTCAATCCGCACTGGAAGGTGTGGGGCCTTGATGTGCTCAAGCCATCCCAGGGCCTTTATGGCTGGCGTCCGGACGAGGGCGAGGGCAAGGCGGAGCGGCTGAAAGACATTAGCAATGCCATGTCTTCCGCCAGCCGGATCATCATCGCCACGGACTGCGACCGCGAGGGACAGGCCATTGGCGAGAGCCTGGTGCGCCATTTTGCCTTTGAGGGTGATGTGCTGCGCGCCATGTTCACGGCCGAGGACGAAAAGACTCTCAATGAGGCGTTCGCAAACCTTAAGCCCAACAGTGACTGGCGTTCGCTCTACGATGCTTCCGTTGCCCGCTCGCAGTCCGATCACATCTTCAATCTGACGATGACCCGCGCGGCATCCGTCAAGCTGAAGCCCGATGGCTGGCGCGGCGCGATCGGCATCGGGCGTGTGCGGACCCCGACCCTTGGGCTCGTGTGCGCCCGCGAACAGGAGATCCGGGACTTCCATCCCCGCGACTTCTTCGAGATCGAGGCGGAGATTGAAGGATCTTCAGGGCGAACCTCCCTCTGGTATCGCCCGCGTGGTGATGCCCGGATCTTCGACGCCGCCTATGCTGACCGCATAGCTCTTGCGGCTTGCGACTATGCCGGCCCCCTGTGCGTCGAGCGCGCGGCCCGCAAGGCTGCGCCGCCTCGGCCGTTTGATCTGCCGGCCCTCCAAAAGCATGCGGGCAAATGGGGCTGGACGGCAAAGCAGGTCCTCGATGTCGCCCAGGCGCTGTATGAACGGCACAAGGTCATCACCTATCCGCGTGCCGAAACCCGCTATCTCCCCGAAAACCTGATCGCCCGCGCCGGCGCTCTGGCGGGGATGCTGCGGGGTATTGATGAGCTGGCTGCCCTGGTGCCGGCTGAACCTGTCATCCGCAAAGGAAAGAGCGGAATCTGGTCGGATGCCGGCATAGCTGGCGCAAGCCACCATGCCCTGATCCCCAACGTCAATGTTCCGGACATGGCGGGTGCTGTCTCCGGCCTCGATGGTGATGAGCGCCGGCTCTTTGACGCCATCGCGAAAGCCTTCATCGCCGGCGTCTCTCCCGATCACGAGTTTGATGAAACCACCCTTTCGTTTGTGGTGGATCTGAAGGGCGAAGACGGGTCGCCTGAGGAAATCCGTTTTCAGTCGAGCGGCAAGGTCGTGACAAGCGCGGGCTGGAAAGCAGTGCTGGCCAGCGATGCGCAACAGGGCGAGGACGGGGATGATGAGGATGAAGGCGAAGACGCCGGCACACTCCCGGCCTTCGTGAATGGCGAGGACATCACCTGTGGTCCGGTTCGGGCGCGCACGCGCCAGACCACGGCTCCCAGGCGCTACACCGAGGGCGATCTGATCGACGCGATGCAGAATGCCTGGAAGTTTGTGAGTGATGAGGGCGAGCGGGACCGGCTGAAGGAAGCCAAGGGCATTGGCACGCCGGCGACCCGAGACAGTATACTTGAAGGGCTGAAGCGTCAGGGCTTCCTCACCATCGAGCGCAAGAACCTTGTCCCCACCGAGATGGCGATGTGGCTCTATGACCTGCTTTGCGATCATGCGCCCGAGCTGGTTGATCCCGGCGCAACCGCGCGCATGGAAGCCCGTCTTGATGATGTGCTCTCCGGATCTGTCCCGGCAAAGACCGTTATTGACGAGATCGCGGCGCTGGCCGGCGAGTTGGTCGGCCGGATCAGTGTTGTATCCCCTGAAGGCAAGCCCGCATTCAAGCGGCCACCCTCGGCCGCACTGCTGGCGGCGGCAAAGGACAAGGCCAAGCGGGAAGGCAAGCGCCTGCCCAGAGGGGCGGCCGAGGATGCGCAGATCTGCAAGGATTATCTCGGTCCCCGGCGCGAGGCGGGAGCCGGCCCCTCCGACAAGCAGGTTTCCTACGCCAGGAAGCTCGCGGCCGAGTCCGGCGAGGATCTTGCCGACGAGACCCTGAAGGACTCTTCCGCCCTCTCAAAATGGATCGACCGGGTACGCGCCCTGGCGGGCAAGGATCTGGCTTCCCCCAAACAGCGCGATTGGATCGAAAGACTGGTGGGCGATGGGGCAAAAGCCCCGAAGGGCTATCCGGACAAGATCAGCGCCGCTGACGCCAAAGCCTTCCTCGACAAGGCATTCGCAAAAAACACCCGCAAGCGGAAATAGGGAGTTCTCAGATGTCACAGATACTGTCTTTTTCTGCGCATGGACACTCGGGTGGGGGAGTTCCGAGCATGGCTCGAAGTGAGCGCCCACTTCCACATGAACCCAAACGTCGGAACCTCAAGATTGGGGAACGTAACAGTTCGATCAATCTGGAAGAGGCGTTTTGGGTGGCGATCAATGAGATCGCCGCTTCGCAGGGCATGTCAGTGCCAAAGCTTGTGCGCGAAATCAGCAATGCCTACAGCGGCGCGAACCTGTCTTCCGGCATCCGGACATTCATCGTGCAGTATTATAGCAAGGTGGCTGATAACCACGGTGAGCCTGTCCAGATCCGCGCCATCCTGAAGACATGGTGAGGGACAGCATGCTCAAGATCATCACATCATGCGTGCTGGCCATCTCGCTTGCGGGCTGCGCCAGCATGTCGGGCGACCTGGCTGGATCTGCCGGCTCGTACTCGGTCATCGCCCAGGCGAAAGAGCTTCAGGGGGCCGGTCAGCACGAACAGGCCTCCGCCGTCCTGCAAAAGGCGGCGCTGGCCAGCCCGGAAGATACGACACTCCGGGCAGCCTATGGCAAGAGTTTGGTGGACCTCGGGCGGCTGAAGGAAGCGCAATCGGTGCTGTCTCAGGCGCACACGCCAGACAAACCAGATGCCATGGTGCTTTCTGCGCAGGGTGTCGTCGCATCGCAGATGGGCGACCACAAGCAGGCGCTGGCCTATTTTGACCGTGCGCAGAAGCTCGCACCGGACAATGCCGGCATCGAGGCCAATGCGGCCATGGCCTATGCCTTGTCCGGGCAACTTGATCAGGCCGAGACGGTTGCGCGTCGCGCTGCCGGCAGCACCACGGCCGATGCCCGGGTGCGCCAGACTCTGGGCCTGATCCTCGCCATGCGCGGCAAGGACGATGATGCGAGGAAAGTGTTTGCTGAGGATCTAAGCCCGGAACAGGCCGCCAGCAACATTGAGGCGGTCAAGCGCCTGCGAAAGGGTGGGAAGAAGTCAGTTGGATAATAACTCTGCGACCTCTCTCGAGCGTATATCCCAAGCCATTGCATCAAACCCGAAATGCACTGGCGGCAAATTGGCCCGAACCCAGGTGTTCGATATTAGCTGCGGCCCCTCTAACGGCCCGGAGCTGATTGCGCTCCTGTATGCTGATGAGAAGCATCTTGGATACTGGTACGGTCATATCCGCAGACACCCTCTTGAAGGGGAGGAAAACTATGTCGCATGCCTAGCATTCTGCAAGGTTTTCATCAATGCGCCAACAGTGCCGCTGTTCTTCCAGAGGTTCGACTACTGGACCCGTATCCGCCTCGAATATGAACCTTGCACAGTACAATTACCTGATGATGCCTATGTACTGACGGGTGGATATGAAGAGGCCATCATTGCTCTGGAGATAATGATACAAAGGTTCGACATCGAGAAACGCTTCCCGGATGAAGGGGCTAGGCATCACACCGACCCTATTGACATGAGAGTCATGGACCTATTTGGCATGCACAACTATCGCGATGGCAACGGCGTCATAGAGGGACCACCAATGCCTAAGCCCGTAGCATTTGTACGGGGGATAAAATGAAAAAGTTGCGAAAGCATGAGCAGGTTCTGCTCAATCGCGCTGAACCCGACATTGACGGCAATAACCAGGGTGCCCCGGCCACTGTAGGTGAAACAGTGACATTTGCTATGAAAGACAAGCATCACCGCTTCTCGCTTGATCTGGAGACGGTCCTGGGATGTCTGGCTTTTGCAGAAGACCAGGGTGCCGTGCCAGCGTTGCCTGATGGTTGGTGGCTCATGGTCAAGCAGCGTTACCACGTGTAAAGCGACGTAAGCGCAGGCGGGTTGGAGCATTTTCTCCGAGAACAAAAAAGGGCGATCAGTGGCCGCCCTTTTTGTTTCTCGTCTGATTGGCCGCCGGATCATGGCCGGACTTATGACCGGTGCTCAGTTTGTCGCGCCGGAAACTTTGGTGCTGGGGAAGGATCGTCCCGGTCCCCAAAGGATGCGGACTGCCCCATTAGCCCCGGCCCCTTCTGCCGCGCGGAACTGGAAGCTGGTTTGTACCGAACAGCCGCCCTGGTTTCGCACCACTTCCACCTTGCTCATAGTTAGAGAGCCGCCACCATAGCCGACAATGACCGTCAATCGCTGGCCGGGTGTCACGGTGTAATTCCCCCAGGAGGTTTCGCCGCCGCCGCCACCGTGCCCATAGACCGGATTAAAGACGTATCCGCCACCCAGCACCGCCGGGTAGGCCTTGAAACGGAATGATGATGCCCCGCCGCCGCCAGCTCCATAAGTGCCGCCGTTTCCGCAAGTGCCCACTGAATAATAAGGCACCACCCACTCCGCCTCTGACCTCGTTAACTGCCTGAGCCCTTTGTACCGCTGCTTCCACTGCTTCCGCCGCTGCCCTCAGTGTTTCCATTTGCTCCCGAGCCATAGAGGCCGACTCCGCCGCCGCCGCCACAGTTCTGTTTGCACAGCGTTACGATGTTGACGACTGAGGCACCGCCACCACCAGCGCCACCGTTCCGCGGAAGACCCCGGCCGGCCACCGCCAGCGCCGCCGTTTCCTGCATAGCCTCCAGCACCGCCGCCGCCACCGCCCAGATAACACTTGTGCCCAGTTGACCGGCTGTCTGACCTTCATAGAGCGTCCAGGTCGCACACTGCGCCATGACGCCAGTGCCACCGCTACCACCACACCCGCCGCCATGCTTGGAGCCGCCGCAGCCGCCAGCACTTCCGGTTCCGCCATTTGCTGTAAGGTTCACACCTGTTCCCGAGACCGAGGATGTCACGCCGGAATAGTAGTTGTGATGGTCATCATATGGGCGCACCTGGAGCCCGCTTCCGCCCCCGCCAATGGCCAGTGCCGCGATCTGCGTGACGCCTGCCGGCACCGTCCAGGTGTAGGTTCCCGGTGTCGTCCAGATGACATGCCCCGGAGCCGCCTGACAGGTGTTCGTCTCGCTGCGCTTTGTCCCTGTATCAAGCCATCCGCCCCATACCGGATTGCCTGTGGTCGCGGGGCAGGTCGAGGTACGGGCCTGTTCGGCCTGCCAAGCTGTCGCGCCGGTCTGACCTGAAGGGCAGGTGCCGGTACGATTGACCCATTGTGTCTGACGCGCTGCCGGCGTGCATTTGAGTGCGCAGGTATCAGAGGCGACACGGGTTGTTGTTGTGTTGGCCCAGCCGCTCCAGACTGGAGTTCCTGACGGGGTGGGGCAGGAAGCTGTACGCCGCTGCTGGGTCTCGATGGTGCGTGATCCCAGATAGCCGGTCGCACATGCGGCGGTGGCGCTGACCCACTGGGTTTGCGCTGCCGGCGCAACACAAGGTGCAGCACAGCTCTCAACACGGTTGCGGGTGTTTCCGGTGGCGGTCCATCCGCTCCAGGTTGGAGCGCCTGCGGTCTCGGAAGCGCAGGACGATGTGCGACGATCCTCGCTTTCAAAGGTGATGGAGCCGATGAGTCCGGACGGGCAGGTCGCGGATTGTGCAGTCCATCGCTGACTGAGCTGGATCGGTCGCGCAGAAGGCGCGGGCATTGGCGTCGGTGGCCACATTCAGGAGTTGTTGGGACTGACCGTAGAAGCGACCAAACAGGCTGTCATAACTGGTGGTGACTGCCAGTTTGACCGTATCTCCTGATCTCGTGATCGCGATATTTGTCCGGGATTTTGGGTCCGTGTAGCCCATCTCGCGCATGTAGGCGTCAAGCTGACCATGCACGAGTTCCTTGACCTGGGCATCGGTCTTGCCCCGCACCGCTTCTCGAACGGCAACGTCAGCAGCCGATTGCAATTTGCGGTGAAGGCCAGATGCGCGGCCATAATCAATGGACACGCCGCCAAAGGCTAACAACGCGATGACCGCTGCTCCGGCAATAACCGGAATACTGCCCTGGTCAGAGCTAAGCCTTTTCAGAAAATTCCTGTTTTTCATGATGGTAGGCCTCAATTCCATTCCATGAACTGGATGACCATCGGCATGGAAACCGTGATCAGGAAGGGTGGGAGGAAGAAGATGACGAGGGGGAGCGTCTGGAGAGTTGAGGCCTTTGCGCCTTTGCTCTCGGCCTCTATGAGGCGCGCGGCACGTCCCTCGCTGGCGAGCGCCATAAAGGATGTTCCAAGGCTGGTTCCCTGGAGCTCGGCCTGTATGATCGCCAGAGTCGTGCTGCGTACTTCGGGCAGATCCACGCGCCGGCCAAGATTGAGGAAGGCCTGACGACGATCGGGCAGGAACGCGAGTTCGGTCAGCGCGATATTGAGCTCTTCGGCCAGAGGCTGTGAGCGACCGCCGATCTCTTCAGATACCCGACGCCATGTCTGTTCCAGCGGTTTGCCGGCCTCGATCATGATGAGCATGAGGTCGAGGGCATCCGGCCATGCGCTCTTGATGGATTCAAGCCGAGCGGCAGCAGCCCGCTCGAGCGACATACCGGGGAGCTTCAGTCCCACCCAGATAGCGCCGGCAATGAAGAGGATCGTTCCCGGCAAAGGAAATTCGCGTGTATTGAGGAACAGCAGATAAAAGATGGCCCCCAGACCAAGAGCGATCGCGCACAGGAATCGGGCCATGATGAAGGCCGTTTCGGCATGGGGACCGCGACGGCCGGCACGCGCGAGCTTCTCGCGCAATTCCTCAAGCCCCAGCCATCTTTTGAGGCTGAGTGCCTGGACGATATTGCTGGCGAGCACCTGACGAGAGGATAGGCCACCCTCATTGACCCGTTCCTGACGAGCAGTTGGCAAGCCCTCGGCCAGTTCCTTGATGCGCTGATCTTTTGATGAGTGTGTGAGCGCAGCGCATCCGGCATAGACGGACAGCCCTATGAGCCCGGATATGAGCAGAGATTGCATCATGTCTTGATCCTCTGCATCCGGGACATGACGAAGAGGCCAATGGCGACCCATATGGCAGAGCCGCCAAGTACGATCTGGCCGATGAGCGTGGTCCACAAGAGCGACGCCGCATCTGGATTGATGAGGTAATTTACGCCTATGCCGGCAACGGGAAGGCCCGCCATGATCCGTGACCCGGACTTGGCCTCGGCCATCATGGCTTTGATCTTGCCGGTGAGCTTGGCGCGTTCGCGGATCGTGTTGGACAAGGTTGTCAGGGTTTTCGCGATACCGCCGCCTTCGTCATTCTGGATGGAAACAGCCAATGACAGGAGCTGCATTTCTTCGACAGGTATTCGAGCAGCCAGTCGTTCCATTGCCTCGGGCAAGGTCGCACCAATCGCCTGATCTTCGCTGAGGATCTGAAACTCAGATCGAAGAGGTTCTTGCCCATCACGAACAATCACCTTGATCGCTTCACTCATTGGCACGCCGGCTCGCCGGCTGCGGGCAATGGCGTCCAGTGCATCAGGTAGCTGAGAGACGAACTTGCTTTTGCGTTTATCGCATGACCCACGCAGGTAGTGGCGGGGGAGGAAGTAACCGGCCACTGCGCCAGCAGGAATGGCGACCAGCAGGTTGCCACTCATGACCAGCACGACGATGAACACAAGCAGACCAAGGACGATAGAGCCGATGGTGTACTGACGCGGTGTCCATTTATAACCGGCCTGTTGGATGAGCTGCTTCAGCGATATGCTTTTTCGGGCGCGCTCGGCCTGCGCCAGCTCCTTCATCCGCTCGGCCATGATGGTATTGCGGATCTGATCGAGGTCAGGGCGGACCTTTGCGGCCTGATCGTGCAGATCACTCACGCGGCTGGTGAAGGCCGGAACCTCGAAGAGTTGCCGGTAGAACAGTGCGGCGACCGCCGTTGTGAAGGCCAGAGCCATGAAGATTGCAGCCAGGAGGTTCATGGAACGCTCCTGTTCGCTTTGGCCAGTGCCTCGGCCAGGTTTTCCTCTTCACCATATTCATGGGCGCGCTGAATGAGCCGGGGTGGGCGGTACATCTGAGTGCCAACAAGACGCC
This genomic window contains:
- a CDS encoding DNA topoisomerase, with the protein product MSTVIICEKPSQARNLRAAFGDRHGRILAAQGHLLRLEEPEEVNPHWKVWGLDVLKPSQGLYGWRPDEGEGKAERLKDISNAMSSASRIIIATDCDREGQAIGESLVRHFAFEGDVLRAMFTAEDEKTLNEAFANLKPNSDWRSLYDASVARSQSDHIFNLTMTRAASVKLKPDGWRGAIGIGRVRTPTLGLVCAREQEIRDFHPRDFFEIEAEIEGSSGRTSLWYRPRGDARIFDAAYADRIALAACDYAGPLCVERAARKAAPPRPFDLPALQKHAGKWGWTAKQVLDVAQALYERHKVITYPRAETRYLPENLIARAGALAGMLRGIDELAALVPAEPVIRKGKSGIWSDAGIAGASHHALIPNVNVPDMAGAVSGLDGDERRLFDAIAKAFIAGVSPDHEFDETTLSFVVDLKGEDGSPEEIRFQSSGKVVTSAGWKAVLASDAQQGEDGDDEDEGEDAGTLPAFVNGEDITCGPVRARTRQTTAPRRYTEGDLIDAMQNAWKFVSDEGERDRLKEAKGIGTPATRDSILEGLKRQGFLTIERKNLVPTEMAMWLYDLLCDHAPELVDPGATARMEARLDDVLSGSVPAKTVIDEIAALAGELVGRISVVSPEGKPAFKRPPSAALLAAAKDKAKREGKRLPRGAAEDAQICKDYLGPRREAGAGPSDKQVSYARKLAAESGEDLADETLKDSSALSKWIDRVRALAGKDLASPKQRDWIERLVGDGAKAPKGYPDKISAADAKAFLDKAFAKNTRKRK
- a CDS encoding ribbon-helix-helix domain-containing protein encodes the protein MARSERPLPHEPKRRNLKIGERNSSINLEEAFWVAINEIAASQGMSVPKLVREISNAYSGANLSSGIRTFIVQYYSKVADNHGEPVQIRAILKTW
- a CDS encoding tetratricopeptide repeat protein; its protein translation is MLKIITSCVLAISLAGCASMSGDLAGSAGSYSVIAQAKELQGAGQHEQASAVLQKAALASPEDTTLRAAYGKSLVDLGRLKEAQSVLSQAHTPDKPDAMVLSAQGVVASQMGDHKQALAYFDRAQKLAPDNAGIEANAAMAYALSGQLDQAETVARRAAGSTTADARVRQTLGLILAMRGKDDDARKVFAEDLSPEQAASNIEAVKRLRKGGKKSVG
- a CDS encoding Tad domain-containing protein, whose product is MKNRNFLKRLSSDQGSIPVIAGAAVIALLAFGGVSIDYGRASGLHRKLQSAADVAVREAVRGKTDAQVKELVHGQLDAYMREMGYTDPKSRTNIAITRSGDTVKLAVTTSYDSLFGRFYGQSQQLLNVATDANARAFCATDPAQSAMDCTIRDLPVRTHRLHHL
- a CDS encoding type II secretion system F family protein, giving the protein MMQSLLISGLIGLSVYAGCAALTHSSKDQRIKELAEGLPTARQERVNEGGLSSRQVLASNIVQALSLKRWLGLEELREKLARAGRRGPHAETAFIMARFLCAIALGLGAIFYLLFLNTREFPLPGTILFIAGAIWVGLKLPGMSLERAAAARLESIKSAWPDALDLMLIMIEAGKPLEQTWRRVSEEIGGRSQPLAEELNIALTELAFLPDRRQAFLNLGRRVDLPEVRSTTLAIIQAELQGTSLGTSFMALASEGRAARLIEAESKGAKASTLQTLPLVIFFLPPFLITVSMPMVIQFMEWN
- a CDS encoding type II secretion system F family protein — its product is MNLLAAIFMALAFTTAVAALFYRQLFEVPAFTSRVSDLHDQAAKVRPDLDQIRNTIMAERMKELAQAERARKSISLKQLIQQAGYKWTPRQYTIGSIVLGLLVFIVVLVMSGNLLVAIPAGAVAGYFLPRHYLRGSCDKRKSKFVSQLPDALDAIARSRRAGVPMSEAIKVIVRDGQEPLRSEFQILSEDQAIGATLPEAMERLAARIPVEEMQLLSLAVSIQNDEGGGIAKTLTTLSNTIRERAKLTGKIKAMMAEAKSGSRIMAGLPVAGIGVNYLINPDAASLLWTTLIGQIVLGGSAIWVAIGLFVMSRMQRIKT